One genomic segment of Drosophila melanogaster chromosome 3R includes these proteins:
- the ps gene encoding pasilla, isoform T has translation MDLSPLSENGSPNGTPGAQTPTATASGNTAAALASAAAAAAAATSGGNGSSITNCNSNNSSSSSNAQQQLQLGNYKTNSCWCYGESVCSGIEVEIENNNNNHIHHGETTYHMKILVPAVASGAIIGKGGETIASLQKDTGARVKMSKSHDFYPGTTERVCLITGSTEAIMVVMEFIMDKIREKPDLTNKIVDTDSKQTQERDKQVKILVPNSTAGMIIGKGGAFIKQIKEESGSYVQISQKPTDVSLQERCITIIGDKENNKNACKMILSKIVEDPQSGTCLNVSYADVSGPVANFNPTGSPYATNQNAINSSTASLNSTLGTTIGGANSAASLLVNGTGINLSINLGSPNPAPNLAVATQLLEHIKVAMRGSGYSETVTNEVVAALSVLAKYGVLGMGVGVSHTNGAHSTLGNFLGVTTLDQQTAAAASAATASNVFGAVGQVNLEQYAAAVASAAAASRPTQSQLDAAAVQFDPFRHLGSATAPAATPVSLNNNSFGLTATTGTATTAQLGGLSKSPTPGDLSSKDSKNVEVPEVIIGAILGPSGRSLVEIQHVSGANVQISKKGIFAPGTRNRIVTITGQPSAIAKAQYLIEQKINEEETKRARQIPLTTVVN, from the exons ATGGATCTATCGCCCCTGAGTGAGAATGGTTCGCCAAATGGGACACCAGGTGCCCAGACGCCGACTGCAACAGCGAGTGGCAACACGGCAGCAGCACtcgcatcagcagcagcagcagcagcagcagcaacatcaggaggcaacggcagcagcatcaccaactgcaacagcaataacagcagcagcagcagcaacgcgcaacagcaactgcagctgggCAACTATAAGACTAACTCCTGCTGGTGTTACG GTGAGTCAGTTTGTTCTGGAATTGAggttgaaattgaaaataataacaataatcataTTCATCATG GCGAGACAACGTATCACATGAAAATACTGGTGCCCGCGGTGGCCTCCGGGGCCATCATTGGCAAAGGTGGCGAGACGATCGCCTCCCTGCAGAAGGACACGGGTGCTAGGGTCAAGATGTCCAAGTCGCACGACTTCTACCCAG GCACCACCGAACGCGTGTGCCTGATCACCGGCTCCACGGAGGCTATCATGGTCGTGATGGAGTTCATCATGGACAAGATCCGCGAGAAGCCCGACCTGACCAACAAGATCGTCGATACCGACTCAAAACAGACACAGGAGCGCGACAAGCAGGTCAAGATCCTGGTGCCCAACTCGACCGCCGGCATGATCATTGGCAAGGGCGGTGCCTTCATTAAACAGATCAAGGAGGAGAGCGGCTCCTATGTCCAGATCTCGCAGAAGCCCACGGATGTGTCGTTGCAGGAGCGCTGCATCACCATCATAGGCGACAAGGAGAACAATAAGAACGCCTGCAAGATGATCCTCTCGAAGATCGTCGAAGATCCCCAGTCGGGCACCTGCCTGAACGTATCCTACGCGGACGTCAGCGGCCCGGTGGCCAACTTTAATCCGACCGGCTCCCCGTACGCCACCAATCAGAATGCCATCAACTCGAGCACCGCTTCGTTGAACTCCACGTTGGGCACCACGATCGGCGGTGCAAACTCGGCGGCCAGCCTGCTAGTCAACGGCACCGGCATCAATTTGTCCATCAATCTGGGCTCACCCAATCCGGCGCCCAATCTAGCGGTTGCCACACAGCTGCTCGAGCATATTAAG GTTGCCATGCGCGGCTCTGGCTATTCGGAGACCGTAACGAACGAAGTTGTCGCCGCTCTGAGCGTGCTGGCCAAGTACGGCGTCCTTGGAATGGGCGTGGGTGTGTCGCACACCAACGGCGCCCACTCAACGCTGGGCAACTTCCTGGGCGTAACGACGCTGGACCAGCAGACAGCCGCTGCCGCATCTGCGGCCACCGCCAGCAATGTGTTCGGTGCCGTTGGCCAGGTAAATCTGGAGCAATATGCCGCAGCGGTGGCCTCTGCAGCTGCCGCCAGCCGGCCGACGCAGTCGCAACTGGACGCTGCCGCAGTGCAATTCGATCCATTCCGCCATTTGGGCTCGGCAACGGCGCCGGCCGCCACGCCCGTCTCACTGAACAACAATAGCTTTGGATTGACGGCGACCACGGGAACGGCGACCACGGCGCAGCTGGGCGGTCTAAGCAAGAGTCCCACTCCCGGTGACCTTAGCTCCAAGGACTCGAAAAACGTCGAGGTGCCGGAAGTGATTATCGGCGCTATCCTAG GTCCGAGCGGTCGTAGTTTAGTTGAAATTCAACATGTTTCTGGCGCAAATGTGCAAATTTCCAAAAAGGGCATATTCGCACCTGGCACTAGAAATCGCATTGTAACCATAACTGGTCAGCCGAGTGCCATTGCCAAAGCGCAATATCTAATTGAACAGAAAATCAACGAGGAGGAGACAAAGAGGGCGCGACAAATTCCATTAACCACTGTTgtgaattaa